A genomic region of Planococcus kocurii contains the following coding sequences:
- a CDS encoding o-succinylbenzoate--CoA ligase, translated as MTYPNWLSQRSYLSGDRMALSFEQQQWTFSEINKIALDYARKLSALGVKEHSRVAVLAKSTPEFVFVLYGCMHLGCEMVMLNERLSSNELTYQINDAEVAFIFVADVLKEKMDDSRMVLFSEIEKANADQFEPQQQWAKDRTLSIMYTSGTTGHPKGVRQTAENHFSSAVSSALNIGVAPEDVWLCAVPLFHISGFSILMRSLIYGMGVRLYEKFDAERSAEEICNGSVTHMSVVSVTLERILTSVERGSTQASNRFKAVLAGGGPIPVAYMKRAENCGIPVLQTYGMTETSSQTTTLQVADAERKIGSAGKPLFLYEVKTEKLGEVGEILIRGPQVTPGYIGKFAERNVQQDGWLHTGDMGYLDDEGFLFVVDRRSDLIVSGGENVYPAEIEKVLSGHPAIQEVGVCGAPSERWGEVPVAFVVLQQDVTAEELLDYCREQLASYKVPKQLTVVESLPRNASNKLLRRELRAWV; from the coding sequence ATGACCTATCCGAATTGGTTGAGTCAGCGAAGTTATTTGAGCGGGGACCGTATGGCCTTGTCGTTTGAGCAGCAGCAATGGACTTTTTCTGAAATCAATAAGATTGCACTCGATTATGCACGTAAACTTAGCGCGCTTGGCGTGAAAGAACATTCACGTGTTGCAGTATTAGCAAAATCTACTCCAGAATTTGTTTTTGTCTTGTATGGTTGTATGCATCTAGGCTGTGAAATGGTCATGCTCAATGAGCGTTTATCAAGCAATGAATTAACGTACCAAATAAACGATGCGGAAGTCGCGTTTATTTTCGTAGCTGATGTGCTAAAAGAAAAAATGGACGATTCACGCATGGTTTTATTTAGTGAAATCGAAAAAGCCAACGCCGATCAATTCGAACCGCAACAACAATGGGCAAAAGACCGGACTCTTTCGATTATGTATACGTCAGGTACTACCGGACATCCAAAAGGTGTTCGCCAAACAGCGGAAAATCATTTTTCAAGTGCTGTATCTTCTGCACTTAATATTGGCGTTGCACCGGAAGATGTTTGGCTATGTGCCGTGCCATTGTTCCATATTAGTGGATTTTCCATATTGATGAGATCGTTAATTTATGGCATGGGCGTCCGGTTATATGAGAAATTTGACGCAGAACGCAGCGCAGAAGAAATTTGTAACGGCAGCGTGACGCATATGTCGGTTGTGAGTGTGACGTTAGAACGCATATTAACGAGTGTCGAAAGAGGTTCCACGCAAGCTTCTAATCGTTTTAAAGCGGTTCTTGCTGGAGGTGGACCGATTCCCGTTGCCTATATGAAACGTGCTGAAAACTGTGGGATACCGGTGTTGCAAACATACGGCATGACAGAAACATCATCGCAAACAACAACCTTACAAGTGGCGGACGCAGAGCGAAAAATTGGATCAGCGGGTAAGCCATTATTTTTATATGAAGTCAAAACGGAAAAATTGGGTGAGGTGGGAGAAATCCTGATTCGCGGTCCACAAGTAACACCCGGCTATATCGGGAAATTTGCGGAGCGGAATGTGCAACAAGATGGCTGGCTTCATACGGGAGACATGGGTTATTTAGATGATGAAGGATTTTTGTTTGTGGTGGACCGCCGTTCGGATTTGATCGTCTCTGGTGGGGAAAATGTGTACCCAGCTGAAATTGAAAAAGTTTTATCGGGTCATCCAGCTATTCAAGAAGTTGGCGTTTGCGGGGCACCGAGTGAGAGGTGGGGAGAAGTTCCCGTGGCATTTGTGGTATTGCAACAAGACGTGACTGCAGAAGAATTGCTAGATTATTGCCGCGAGCAGTTGGCGTCTTACAAAGTGCCAAAACAATTGACGGTTGTTGAGTCGTTGCCGCGCAATGCTTCCAACAAGCTGCTGAGAAGAGAGTTGAGAGCATGGGTATAA
- a CDS encoding AAA family ATPase — protein MFLTGIRLLRDQVEDFEQYPFTVPAVNSMKQVKLSNPITFFVGENGSGKSTLLEAIADKCEFNTAGGGRNNNYDVHASESVLGEYIRLSWMPKVTNGFFMRAESFYHFATHLEDVDEDGFQSYGGRSLHKQSHGESFLSLFLNRFNGRALYLLDEPEAALSPQRQLTFLRILKDLTTQENCQFIIATHSPILLGYPDAQILSFDGGAIEEIDYEMTDHYRITKYFLDHREKFLNEILED, from the coding sequence ATGTTTTTGACTGGCATCCGTTTATTGAGAGACCAAGTAGAGGATTTTGAACAATACCCTTTTACAGTACCTGCGGTAAACAGTATGAAACAAGTCAAGCTGAGCAACCCCATTACCTTTTTTGTTGGAGAAAATGGGTCGGGCAAGTCAACATTACTCGAGGCCATCGCAGATAAATGCGAATTTAATACAGCGGGAGGTGGACGCAACAATAACTATGACGTACACGCTTCTGAATCGGTGTTGGGTGAGTACATTCGATTATCCTGGATGCCGAAAGTGACCAATGGATTTTTCATGCGCGCTGAATCATTTTATCATTTTGCGACACATTTAGAAGATGTGGATGAAGATGGATTTCAGTCATATGGAGGTCGTTCGTTGCACAAGCAATCTCATGGGGAATCGTTCTTGTCTTTATTTTTGAATCGCTTTAATGGGCGAGCACTGTATTTGCTTGATGAGCCAGAAGCCGCATTGTCCCCCCAACGACAATTGACATTTTTGAGGATTTTAAAAGACTTGACTACACAAGAGAATTGTCAATTTATCATTGCGACACATTCACCTATTCTTCTTGGATATCCAGATGCACAAATTTTAAGTTTTGACGGAGGAGCGATTGAAGAAATCGATTATGAAATGACCGACCATTACCGAATCACCAAATATTTTTTAGATCATCGCGAAAAGTTTTTAAATGAAATTTTAGAAGATTGA
- the menC gene encoding o-succinylbenzoate synthase, with amino-acid sequence MGITIKEIGFKKVRRPLKTPFKSVLQQVDEREVIVVSVRDESGDIGYGECVAFETPWYTEETITSCRFVLEHVLLPLLTGQNFQHPKEVWELFKAVKGNRMAKAAVEMAVWDLFAKQQQQPLWQFVGGTLKAVPAGIVVAADPSQIGDRVAQANNAGYKRIKIKIHPDTDPFVLKSVVTNYPELLFFADANGSFNKANFERLKEFDDVGFTLIEQPFGEREWALHARAKAQLNTKICLDESISSVDDVQQMIDMKAGDIVVLKMSRLGGWTETLKVVELCREHSIGMWVGGMIEFGVSKAHNLALASLPGIEYPGDFSASTHFWEKDIIEPEIFVDNGEIQLSQLTGIGYKVDTAHLSPSEEVKECF; translated from the coding sequence ATGGGTATAACCATTAAAGAGATTGGCTTTAAGAAAGTACGAAGACCGCTCAAAACCCCTTTTAAATCTGTTTTACAGCAAGTAGATGAGCGGGAAGTAATTGTTGTAAGTGTACGAGACGAGTCAGGAGACATTGGCTACGGAGAATGTGTAGCATTTGAAACTCCTTGGTATACAGAAGAAACCATTACCAGCTGTCGTTTTGTACTTGAGCACGTGTTACTGCCACTACTCACGGGTCAAAATTTTCAACATCCAAAAGAAGTTTGGGAACTGTTCAAAGCTGTGAAAGGCAATCGGATGGCAAAAGCAGCCGTAGAAATGGCTGTGTGGGATTTGTTTGCAAAACAGCAACAGCAGCCGCTTTGGCAATTTGTTGGTGGCACTTTGAAAGCAGTTCCTGCTGGCATCGTTGTAGCTGCAGATCCGTCTCAAATAGGAGACCGAGTAGCACAAGCCAACAATGCGGGGTACAAGCGTATCAAAATCAAAATTCATCCAGATACAGATCCGTTTGTGTTGAAATCTGTTGTTACTAACTATCCCGAGCTATTATTTTTTGCGGATGCCAATGGTAGTTTCAACAAAGCCAATTTTGAACGGTTAAAAGAATTTGATGATGTTGGGTTCACGCTTATTGAACAGCCGTTTGGAGAGCGTGAGTGGGCGTTACATGCGCGAGCAAAAGCGCAACTCAACACTAAAATTTGTTTGGACGAGAGTATTTCTAGTGTAGATGATGTTCAGCAAATGATCGATATGAAAGCAGGAGACATTGTCGTGTTAAAAATGAGTCGTCTTGGAGGCTGGACAGAAACCTTGAAAGTGGTGGAATTGTGTCGTGAGCATTCTATAGGCATGTGGGTGGGGGGCATGATTGAATTTGGCGTATCAAAGGCTCATAATTTAGCGCTGGCGTCGTTACCAGGTATAGAATATCCAGGTGATTTTTCTGCTTCTACTCATTTTTGGGAAAAAGATATAATCGAGCCGGAAATTTTTGTCGACAATGGTGAGATCCAGTTAAGTCAGCTTACAGGAATCGGTTATAAAGTAGACACTGCTCATTTAAGCCCTAGCGAGGAGGTGAAGGAATGTTTTTGA
- the menB gene encoding 1,4-dihydroxy-2-naphthoyl-CoA synthase has protein sequence MTREWITERTYEDIKYEIFNGIAKITINRPEVRNAFRPKTVHELIDAFSRARDNADVGVIVLTGEGEKAFCSGGDQSVRGHGGYVGEDEIPRLNVLDLQRLIRVIPKPVVAMVAGYAIGGGHVLHVVCDLTIAADNARFGQTGPRVGSFDAGYGSGYLARIIGHKKAREIWYLCRQYDAQEALDMGLVNTVVPLEQLEDETVQWCQEMLEMSPTALRFVKAAMNADTDGLAGLQQMAGDATLLYYTTDEAKEGRDAFKEKRKPDFGQFPRFP, from the coding sequence ATGACACGCGAGTGGATTACAGAACGTACATATGAAGACATTAAGTATGAAATTTTTAACGGTATTGCGAAAATTACGATTAACCGTCCGGAAGTGCGCAACGCATTCCGTCCGAAAACAGTTCATGAATTGATCGATGCGTTTTCACGTGCGCGCGATAACGCAGATGTAGGCGTTATTGTTTTAACTGGCGAAGGTGAAAAAGCTTTCTGTTCAGGTGGCGACCAATCTGTACGCGGACACGGTGGTTACGTTGGGGAAGATGAAATTCCACGTTTGAACGTATTGGATCTACAACGTTTAATCCGTGTTATTCCAAAACCAGTTGTCGCAATGGTTGCGGGTTATGCAATTGGCGGTGGACACGTCTTGCACGTTGTGTGTGACTTGACGATTGCAGCAGACAACGCACGATTTGGCCAAACAGGACCGCGCGTTGGTTCGTTTGACGCTGGCTACGGTTCTGGTTACTTGGCACGTATTATTGGTCACAAGAAAGCACGTGAAATTTGGTACTTATGCCGCCAATACGACGCACAAGAAGCACTGGACATGGGCTTAGTGAACACAGTTGTACCTCTTGAACAGTTAGAAGACGAAACGGTTCAATGGTGTCAGGAAATGCTTGAAATGAGCCCAACTGCACTTCGTTTTGTAAAAGCGGCGATGAATGCTGATACAGACGGTCTTGCTGGATTGCAGCAAATGGCTGGAGACGCAACGCTATTGTATTACACAACAGACGAAGCAAAAGAAGGACGCGATGCGTTTAAAGAAAAACGCAAACCGGACTTTGGTCAATTCCCACGTTTCCCATGA
- the yidD gene encoding membrane protein insertion efficiency factor YidD: protein MKTTLLRMFRFYQRFISPLSPPSCRFYPTCSHYGIEAVEKHGALKGGYLAAKRILSCHPFHKGGIDFVPEEWPPKK, encoded by the coding sequence ATGAAGACGACTTTACTACGGATGTTCCGTTTTTATCAACGATTCATCTCTCCTTTATCACCCCCAAGCTGTCGATTTTATCCAACATGTTCGCATTACGGCATTGAAGCTGTCGAAAAGCATGGCGCGTTAAAAGGCGGATATCTAGCCGCGAAACGCATTTTAAGCTGCCATCCTTTCCATAAAGGGGGAATCGATTTCGTCCCTGAAGAATGGCCACCAAAAAAATAA
- a CDS encoding metal ABC transporter solute-binding protein, Zn/Mn family → MKKILLLISIVLLLAACGKTSDEAQSIDTDASKLQIYTTVYPLTYFTERIGGDLIDVQSIYPAGSNEHTFEPTQQEMIQLADADLMFSIGLGLEGFIDKAQKTLKNENVEFVATAETMTEEDFEAVLGHTEEAHVEESASDDGHDHGSTDPHVWMSPVLSEKLAESIKDSLITADPENAETYESNYTELVVELETLDRSFAALSERVTKDTFFVSHEAFGYLSEPYGFEQMAIAGLNSQDEPSQKELTEIVDLAKEKNLEYIVFEQNVSSNLTEVIRKEVDAEAIQMHNLGVLTQENIDNEETYFTLMEKNLQVLETILK, encoded by the coding sequence ATGAAAAAAATACTATTACTAATCTCTATTGTTTTATTATTAGCAGCTTGTGGAAAAACAAGTGATGAAGCGCAAAGTATCGATACTGATGCTTCGAAGCTACAAATTTACACAACGGTTTATCCACTAACTTATTTTACGGAGCGCATCGGTGGTGATTTGATTGATGTTCAGTCAATTTATCCTGCCGGTTCCAATGAACACACCTTTGAACCCACACAACAAGAAATGATTCAACTCGCAGATGCAGATTTGATGTTCTCGATTGGTCTGGGTCTTGAAGGGTTTATCGACAAAGCTCAAAAAACATTGAAAAATGAAAATGTTGAATTTGTAGCGACAGCCGAAACAATGACAGAGGAAGATTTTGAAGCGGTACTTGGCCATACAGAAGAAGCCCATGTTGAAGAATCTGCAAGCGACGATGGTCATGATCACGGTTCAACTGACCCGCACGTCTGGATGTCTCCTGTACTAAGCGAGAAATTAGCAGAATCGATTAAAGATTCCTTGATAACAGCCGACCCAGAAAACGCAGAAACTTACGAAAGCAACTACACAGAATTAGTTGTTGAGCTCGAAACCTTAGACCGTTCGTTCGCTGCGCTATCTGAGCGCGTCACGAAAGACACCTTTTTCGTTTCCCATGAGGCTTTTGGCTACTTGTCAGAGCCTTACGGTTTTGAACAAATGGCAATCGCTGGGCTAAATAGCCAGGATGAGCCTTCGCAAAAAGAGTTAACAGAGATTGTTGATTTAGCGAAAGAAAAAAACTTAGAGTATATCGTCTTTGAACAAAATGTTTCGTCTAACCTGACAGAGGTTATTCGAAAAGAAGTAGATGCTGAAGCAATCCAAATGCACAATCTTGGCGTTTTGACACAAGAAAACATCGACAATGAAGAAACATATTTTACCTTGATGGAAAAAAATCTTCAAGTACTTGAGACCATTCTAAAATAG
- a CDS encoding MOSC domain-containing protein, whose product MRSSEKAVIKNFAIGLPEKMTYENGKEMETAIRKQQAQTVLLTKGGFQGDGVADLKHHGGPERAVCIYSYEHYAYWKDQFKVQLPPAAFGENLTVTNMLERDVCIGDIFQVGEAIIQVTQGRVPCNTIDRRLDMKPLLKEMVKTGFTGYLCRVLEEGIVRADSSIRLVAKSPQQVSVLYANEINFHRPRDIDGIVKVLEVEELAAEWRQFLTKRLTKLTSGS is encoded by the coding sequence ATGAGAAGTTCAGAAAAAGCGGTCATCAAAAATTTTGCGATCGGTTTACCTGAGAAAATGACCTATGAAAACGGCAAGGAAATGGAAACCGCTATTCGTAAACAACAAGCGCAAACGGTGTTGTTAACTAAGGGCGGTTTTCAAGGAGATGGTGTCGCAGATCTTAAGCATCACGGAGGTCCAGAACGTGCCGTGTGCATTTATTCGTATGAACATTATGCTTATTGGAAGGACCAATTTAAAGTTCAGTTACCCCCTGCTGCTTTTGGCGAAAATTTAACGGTGACAAATATGTTAGAGCGAGACGTCTGCATTGGGGACATTTTTCAAGTGGGAGAGGCTATTATTCAAGTGACGCAAGGAAGAGTTCCTTGTAATACCATTGACAGGCGACTGGACATGAAGCCTTTACTAAAAGAAATGGTGAAAACGGGCTTTACTGGTTATCTTTGCCGTGTACTAGAAGAAGGCATTGTGAGAGCCGATTCATCGATTCGTCTAGTAGCAAAAAGCCCACAACAAGTATCGGTTCTATATGCCAATGAAATCAATTTCCATAGACCAAGAGACATCGATGGGATCGTCAAAGTATTGGAAGTAGAAGAACTCGCAGCTGAATGGCGGCAATTTTTGACCAAACGACTAACTAAATTAACATCGGGTAGCTAA
- a CDS encoding isochorismate synthase — MNSESSSSTQQSADSQYEGYRFYTETIEVTRMSALAFFEAGGSDHSGKRLYWQNREKTFTLVGIGHAHVLSTNKANGRFEEIKKDWQNLCRQIVNEEHSVQPVLFGGFSFDPLNNKASEWKRFPQAYFAVPTFQLVLKGEQAFISIHLITQKQESFAEFEAMRKERDKLIHAAQVSEVDKYDKPQTTGRIELKKQAYLDSIKQVTDIIKAKEVEKVVIARTMKLEFEDVFTPTSALYQVSNEQPESFLFGLEAEDQFFFGATPERLVKVENHKALSTCLAGSTPRGKTIEKDTELGEILLKDSKNRAEHQYVVNMISEVFRANCSRTIVPKLPKLMKIRDIQHLYTPVEGDLNPGATLFDLVQVLHPTPALGGEPKLLALEMIRNYEAMNRGYYAAPVGWIDAKGDGEFAVAIRSALLDGKEAYLYAGGGIVADSTPESEYDETWVKFRPMLRALGGQLSDES; from the coding sequence GTGAATTCAGAATCGTCTTCATCGACTCAACAATCTGCGGATAGCCAATACGAAGGCTACCGCTTTTATACGGAAACAATTGAAGTAACACGCATGTCAGCATTGGCATTTTTTGAAGCCGGCGGAAGTGACCACTCAGGAAAACGACTGTACTGGCAAAATCGGGAAAAGACCTTTACGTTGGTCGGAATCGGTCATGCCCATGTATTGTCTACAAACAAGGCAAATGGAAGATTTGAAGAAATAAAAAAAGATTGGCAGAACTTATGTCGCCAAATTGTCAATGAAGAGCATTCGGTTCAGCCGGTTCTATTTGGTGGATTTTCGTTTGATCCGTTAAACAATAAAGCGAGTGAATGGAAGAGATTTCCTCAGGCTTATTTCGCAGTGCCGACTTTTCAACTAGTGTTAAAAGGAGAACAGGCTTTTATTAGTATCCATTTAATCACTCAAAAGCAAGAGAGTTTTGCAGAATTTGAGGCGATGCGCAAAGAGCGGGATAAATTGATCCATGCAGCCCAAGTATCAGAAGTGGACAAATACGATAAACCGCAAACAACGGGTCGTATAGAACTGAAAAAACAAGCTTATTTGGATTCCATCAAACAAGTAACCGACATTATTAAAGCTAAAGAAGTTGAAAAAGTCGTTATTGCACGCACGATGAAACTGGAATTTGAAGATGTGTTTACACCGACTTCAGCATTGTATCAAGTATCTAATGAACAACCTGAAAGTTTTCTATTTGGTTTGGAGGCAGAAGACCAATTTTTCTTTGGTGCGACTCCTGAACGATTAGTAAAAGTGGAAAATCATAAAGCCCTTTCGACATGTTTAGCGGGTTCTACTCCGCGTGGAAAAACCATTGAGAAGGATACCGAACTTGGGGAAATTTTACTGAAAGATTCTAAAAATCGTGCTGAACATCAATATGTAGTAAACATGATTAGTGAAGTTTTTAGAGCGAATTGCAGTCGGACAATCGTACCCAAATTGCCGAAATTGATGAAAATTAGGGATATTCAGCATTTATATACACCGGTTGAAGGAGACTTGAATCCAGGTGCTACGCTATTTGATTTGGTGCAAGTTCTTCATCCTACGCCAGCACTCGGTGGAGAACCCAAATTACTAGCGTTGGAAATGATTCGGAACTACGAAGCAATGAATCGCGGTTATTATGCTGCGCCTGTTGGGTGGATTGATGCCAAAGGAGACGGCGAATTTGCGGTTGCTATTCGGTCGGCTTTACTAGATGGCAAAGAAGCTTATTTATATGCGGGAGGTGGAATTGTAGCAGATTCCACGCCAGAGTCAGAATATGACGAGACATGGGTTAAGTTTAGGCCGATGCTCCGGGCATTGGGAGGTCAATTGAGTGACGAGTCGTAA
- the menD gene encoding 2-succinyl-5-enolpyruvyl-6-hydroxy-3-cyclohexene-1-carboxylic-acid synthase, with protein sequence MTSRKALTEYVSAFTHSLVELGVAAAVISPGSRSTPLAYACMKQEGLTVYRQIDERSAAYFALGMAKASGKPVMLLCTSGTAAANYFPAVVEAYYARVPLIVVTADRPHELREVGAPQAINQINLFGSHVKWSTDLPMPETENQLAFLTRHLHRSVQNANSEPRGPVHINVPFREPLGIDFEQTYESSGDIAHFGGELSLSAESRVFLQNVLKKDRGLLIVGEMTKPMPPEFWEFIQKLNWPVLADPLSNLRGNCPSTTRHLIVDSYDALLKNKEFKEQVTPQVVFRIGPQPVSKPLSLFLAAARPETYVVFDESPMLRDAQSVATHHIQASINGLWQLSLEMKQTNSYREKWTKASSLYWKVVALHSQEELDEGVLAKVFFETLENCDLIIGSSMPIRDVDTFFQSTERDIMMYANRGTNGIDGVVSTAFGVQAAKQRPAYLYIGDLSFLHDMNGLIASKMQETDLTIVVMNNDGGGIFSYLPQSQEERHFEELFGTPTGLTFSDAANMYDAQYVSAETIAQFAAALDEPKTKSVKIIEVFTNRENNVMTHRKLWSRFDEELAKQ encoded by the coding sequence GTGACGAGTCGTAAAGCATTAACAGAATATGTATCTGCATTCACCCATTCACTAGTTGAACTAGGCGTGGCAGCTGCAGTCATTAGTCCAGGATCTCGTTCAACACCATTAGCTTATGCTTGTATGAAACAAGAAGGCTTGACGGTATACCGTCAAATCGATGAACGTTCCGCAGCTTATTTCGCGCTGGGCATGGCGAAGGCGTCTGGTAAACCGGTGATGCTGTTATGCACATCTGGAACTGCAGCCGCTAATTATTTTCCAGCAGTCGTCGAAGCTTACTACGCACGTGTACCGTTAATCGTCGTAACGGCTGACCGACCGCACGAGTTGCGAGAAGTCGGGGCACCGCAAGCAATCAATCAAATCAATTTGTTTGGATCACATGTTAAATGGTCAACTGATTTGCCGATGCCGGAAACGGAAAATCAATTGGCGTTCTTAACGCGTCATTTGCACCGTTCTGTTCAAAATGCCAACAGTGAACCAAGAGGACCCGTGCATATCAATGTACCATTTCGTGAACCACTCGGTATTGATTTTGAACAAACTTATGAAAGTAGCGGAGACATTGCCCATTTTGGTGGAGAACTTTCCCTATCTGCCGAAAGTCGTGTGTTTTTGCAGAACGTGTTAAAAAAGGACCGGGGACTATTAATTGTTGGGGAAATGACCAAACCGATGCCACCTGAATTTTGGGAGTTTATTCAAAAGCTCAACTGGCCAGTACTTGCCGATCCACTATCGAATTTACGAGGCAATTGTCCATCAACTACAAGACATCTGATTGTTGATTCATACGATGCGTTGTTAAAAAATAAAGAGTTTAAAGAACAAGTAACCCCACAAGTCGTGTTTCGGATTGGGCCACAACCGGTTTCAAAACCACTGAGTTTGTTTTTGGCAGCAGCTAGACCTGAAACTTATGTGGTGTTTGATGAAAGTCCGATGTTGCGAGATGCGCAATCGGTAGCAACGCATCACATTCAGGCTTCTATAAATGGTTTGTGGCAATTGTCTTTAGAAATGAAACAAACGAATTCGTACCGTGAAAAATGGACCAAGGCATCCTCTTTATATTGGAAAGTTGTAGCTCTTCATAGTCAAGAAGAGTTGGATGAAGGCGTGTTAGCAAAAGTGTTTTTTGAGACATTAGAAAACTGCGATTTGATCATTGGTAGCAGTATGCCAATTCGCGACGTGGATACCTTCTTCCAATCAACAGAGCGGGATATCATGATGTATGCGAACCGCGGGACGAATGGCATTGATGGTGTGGTGTCAACGGCGTTTGGCGTACAAGCGGCAAAACAGCGACCTGCGTATTTATATATTGGCGACTTATCCTTTTTGCATGACATGAACGGCTTGATTGCGTCTAAAATGCAGGAAACCGATTTGACGATTGTTGTGATGAATAACGATGGTGGCGGCATTTTCTCTTATTTGCCTCAGTCTCAAGAAGAACGTCATTTTGAAGAACTGTTCGGTACGCCGACTGGATTAACGTTTAGCGATGCAGCGAACATGTACGATGCGCAATATGTATCTGCTGAAACGATTGCCCAATTTGCTGCCGCGTTAGATGAGCCGAAAACAAAATCAGTGAAGATTATTGAAGTGTTCACCAATCGTGAAAATAATGTGATGACACATCGTAAATTATGGAGCCGCTTTGATGAGGAGCTGGCTAAGCAATGA
- the menH gene encoding 2-succinyl-6-hydroxy-2,4-cyclohexadiene-1-carboxylate synthase produces MKLTVNGTHYHIEVRNREKQETVVFLHGFTGTTKSWHSVATGWTDHKLVFIDLIGHGKTESPKSVEFYTMERQLANLDALFDQLELDRFSLIGYSMGGRTALAYACEFPVRVSGLILESASPGLRSEEARRKRRANDAHLVERIVTQGLVGFIDSWENIALFDSQKSLPEKVKDAIRQERLEQNPVGLANSLLGMGTGSQASYWGELMCLNMPVLLVTGQLDLKFELIAKEMASLMPKAIHKTIDAGHAIHVEKPAEFATIVREYLSLNYQGGKS; encoded by the coding sequence ATGAAACTAACAGTTAATGGAACTCACTACCATATAGAAGTAAGGAATCGAGAAAAACAAGAAACCGTAGTATTTCTGCATGGCTTTACGGGCACTACAAAAAGCTGGCACTCAGTTGCAACAGGTTGGACGGACCACAAACTTGTTTTCATTGATTTGATTGGTCACGGAAAGACGGAGAGTCCAAAATCAGTCGAATTTTATACAATGGAACGGCAACTCGCCAATTTAGATGCTTTGTTTGACCAGTTAGAGCTTGATCGCTTTTCTCTTATCGGCTATTCAATGGGCGGGCGTACAGCGCTTGCTTATGCTTGTGAATTTCCAGTGCGAGTTAGTGGATTGATTCTAGAAAGTGCTTCTCCTGGACTCCGAAGTGAAGAGGCCAGAAGAAAACGCCGAGCCAATGACGCACATCTTGTAGAGCGAATTGTTACGCAAGGTCTTGTAGGTTTTATCGATTCCTGGGAAAACATTGCATTGTTCGATAGTCAGAAATCTTTGCCAGAAAAGGTCAAGGACGCAATTCGCCAAGAACGCTTGGAGCAAAATCCAGTAGGGCTTGCGAATAGTTTACTCGGTATGGGAACCGGTTCTCAAGCTTCTTATTGGGGAGAGTTAATGTGTTTAAATATGCCGGTTTTATTGGTGACAGGGCAGTTGGACTTGAAGTTTGAGTTGATTGCTAAAGAGATGGCTAGTCTGATGCCAAAGGCCATTCATAAAACTATCGACGCAGGACATGCAATACATGTGGAAAAACCTGCTGAATTTGCTACAATAGTAAGAGAGTATTTAAGTTTGAACTATCAAGGAGGAAAATCATGA